One Eubacteriales bacterium mix99 genomic window carries:
- a CDS encoding type II toxin-antitoxin system Phd/YefM family antitoxin, protein MIIKPSAALRNDYTGISRLARESKGPIYITKNGEGDMVLMSMDAFEKREQTLELRSKILQAEQERLNGAKTLSVGEARAQLRERLGEI, encoded by the coding sequence TTGATTATCAAACCGTCTGCAGCATTGAGAAATGATTACACCGGCATCTCCCGATTAGCCCGCGAAAGTAAAGGACCCATCTACATCACCAAAAATGGAGAAGGCGATATGGTATTAATGAGCATGGATGCCTTTGAAAAACGCGAACAAACCCTGGAGCTTCGCTCCAAAATATTGCAGGCAGAACAGGAACGTCTAAACGGCGCGAAAACCTTAAGCGTCGGGGAAGCCAGAGCACAGCTGAGGGAACGGCTTGGTGAAATATAA
- a CDS encoding type II toxin-antitoxin system RelE/ParE family toxin produces MKYKIDILPIAWEDLKKIEDYYAVQFNAEVAIRVSSHILDCLERLEGFPDSGSTTPDKWLNQQGYRMVICKKYVAIYRVINDSVFVYHIADTRTEYTKLFY; encoded by the coding sequence GTGAAATATAAAATAGATATTCTTCCCATCGCCTGGGAGGATTTAAAAAAAATCGAGGATTACTATGCGGTACAGTTTAATGCGGAAGTTGCTATCCGAGTAAGCAGCCATATCCTGGATTGTCTGGAGCGTCTTGAAGGCTTTCCGGATTCCGGTTCCACAACTCCGGATAAATGGCTTAATCAACAGGGCTACCGTATGGTAATCTGTAAAAAGTATGTCGCCATCTACCGTGTGATCAACGATAGCGTATTCGTTTACCACATTGCAGACACCCGGACCGAATATACCAAATTGTTCTATTGA
- a CDS encoding glycoside hydrolase family 31 protein — MSRISYREEAELRSVVQKMKKYEIPCDVIHLDTGWFEHDWQCDYKFSPARFHDPAKMVQQLKESGYRISLWQLPYFTPKNKYYEQLLKSGYAVQNEDGFLPTDDIILDYSNPDAVSWYQEKLADLLDMGVAAIKADFGEAAPLSGKYHSGKSGLYEHNLYPLRYNKAVFEITKKQTGDGIIWARSAWAGSQRYPLHWGGDAENTDMGMLSTLRAGLSFGMSGFTFWSHDIGGFVKKSPESLYRRWLFMGIFTSHMRCHGQPPKEPWTYSDDFLKYFRKLMKFRYSLIPYIYGQAQLLARKGLPMIQPMCMSWPKDPVCNAIEDQYMFGEDILVAPFFEDHITSRMVYLPDGDWLDLFDRENKYRGGKYRNIPGGDWGGIALVRDGTVIPFVDAALTTNEIDWSTLSYYWYTSDRETANLHGVSIDPATKDAGRITYSNKNEFRLK, encoded by the coding sequence ATGAGCCGAATCTCTTACAGGGAGGAAGCAGAATTAAGAAGTGTCGTGCAGAAAATGAAAAAGTATGAGATTCCCTGCGATGTGATCCATCTCGATACCGGGTGGTTTGAACATGACTGGCAATGCGATTACAAATTCTCCCCGGCACGATTTCATGATCCCGCAAAAATGGTGCAGCAGTTGAAAGAATCTGGATACCGGATCAGTCTGTGGCAGCTTCCTTATTTCACTCCGAAGAATAAGTATTATGAGCAATTATTGAAAAGCGGTTATGCCGTCCAAAACGAAGACGGCTTTTTGCCAACAGACGATATTATCCTGGATTATTCCAATCCGGACGCAGTATCCTGGTATCAGGAAAAGCTGGCAGACCTTTTGGATATGGGCGTTGCGGCAATCAAAGCGGATTTTGGGGAAGCCGCGCCTTTATCAGGAAAGTATCATTCAGGCAAGTCCGGCTTGTATGAACACAATCTGTATCCTCTGCGATACAATAAAGCTGTTTTTGAGATTACAAAGAAGCAAACCGGAGACGGGATCATTTGGGCGCGAAGCGCATGGGCGGGCAGTCAGCGTTATCCGCTCCATTGGGGAGGGGATGCGGAAAATACCGATATGGGCATGCTGTCCACCCTGCGGGCCGGTCTCTCCTTCGGAATGAGCGGATTTACCTTTTGGAGCCATGATATTGGAGGTTTTGTAAAAAAGAGTCCGGAATCCTTATACCGGCGGTGGCTGTTTATGGGCATTTTTACATCGCACATGCGATGTCACGGACAGCCGCCGAAGGAACCTTGGACTTACTCGGATGACTTTCTGAAATATTTTCGCAAATTAATGAAATTCCGGTATTCGCTGATCCCTTATATCTATGGTCAGGCTCAGCTGCTGGCCCGAAAAGGACTGCCCATGATACAGCCCATGTGCATGTCATGGCCAAAGGATCCGGTATGCAACGCAATCGAAGACCAGTATATGTTCGGAGAGGATATACTGGTGGCTCCTTTCTTTGAAGATCATATCACCTCCCGGATGGTATATCTTCCGGATGGAGATTGGCTGGATCTGTTTGATCGGGAAAACAAGTACCGGGGAGGGAAATATCGGAACATTCCTGGCGGTGATTGGGGCGGAATAGCTTTAGTACGGGACGGAACAGTGATTCCATTTGTGGATGCAGCCCTCACCACAAATGAAATTGATTGGAGTACCCTTTCTTATTATTGGTATACTTCGGACAGGGAAACAGCAAACCTGCACGGAGTCTCAATTGATCCGGCAACAAAAGACGCCGGCCGCATAACATACAGCAACAAAAATGAATTCCGGTTGAAATAA
- a CDS encoding UPF0236 family protein has protein sequence MYSIQDFNEFARKTENKVREFLREGKDLAELTLELQEDLFELGRNILVETLEGMDEQLRKSGVRKNNWEIVRKDETGILTTFGTIKYNRTYFKPKSGGKRKYLVDELVGLKPHDRVSADVVINVVEEAIDSSYRKGGERDGLLEPYLYGLVPDRISGASWRTVGAWPESGLEEVCDLSDH, from the coding sequence ATGTACAGTATACAAGATTTTAACGAATTTGCAAGAAAAACAGAAAATAAGGTAAGAGAATTTTTAAGGGAAGGTAAGGATCTGGCGGAACTGACTCTGGAGCTGCAGGAGGATCTGTTTGAACTTGGTCGGAATATACTGGTGGAGACTCTTGAGGGGATGGATGAACAACTTCGAAAGTCCGGGGTGAGGAAAAACAATTGGGAGATTGTCAGGAAAGATGAGACAGGGATCTTAACGACCTTTGGAACGATCAAGTATAACAGAACGTATTTTAAGCCAAAGAGTGGTGGCAAAAGGAAATATCTCGTTGACGAGCTTGTTGGTCTTAAGCCACATGACAGAGTGAGTGCGGATGTGGTGATCAATGTGGTGGAAGAGGCCATAGACAGCAGCTACAGGAAAGGTGGAGAAAGAGATGGACTTCTGGAGCCATACCTATACGGACTGGTCCCAGATCGAATCTCCGGCGCCTCATGGCGAACAGTCGGTGCATGGCCTGAATCTGGACTGGAAGAGGTTTGTGACTTATCAGACCATTGA
- a CDS encoding glycerol-3-phosphate acyltransferase, which yields MRLFSLFIGYLCGCFLTGDRVAHHKTGRSAFAIGSGNPGMANILGQLGVKWAAITLLGDILKTVIPCVLCRYVLFRSLGSLAILYAGVGTALGHGYPFWHGFRGGKGVAVTCTYLVLFSPLWGLLANLAGLGIVLVTGYLAVGALAIPSLFLIPAFLKSGAEAGFVTLAGVVLLFSLHGDSLRRIRNGSEKKTDLISKIRSRNE from the coding sequence ATGCGATTGTTCAGCCTCTTCATTGGATATCTGTGCGGCTGCTTTCTGACGGGCGACCGGGTTGCACACCATAAAACGGGAAGGAGTGCCTTTGCCATCGGTTCGGGTAATCCGGGAATGGCCAATATCCTGGGTCAACTGGGAGTTAAGTGGGCTGCCATTACCCTGCTGGGGGATATTCTTAAAACGGTTATTCCATGTGTTCTTTGCCGATACGTCCTCTTCCGGTCCCTGGGTTCTCTGGCAATTCTTTATGCAGGCGTGGGCACTGCACTGGGGCATGGATATCCATTCTGGCATGGGTTCCGGGGCGGAAAGGGCGTGGCTGTGACCTGCACCTATCTTGTGCTGTTTTCTCCCCTGTGGGGACTGCTGGCCAATTTGGCCGGACTTGGCATTGTTTTGGTAACCGGATATCTGGCGGTTGGCGCATTGGCGATACCATCCCTTTTTCTAATTCCGGCTTTTCTGAAGTCTGGGGCAGAGGCAGGCTTCGTCACACTGGCCGGTGTTGTGCTTTTATTTTCCCTGCATGGCGATTCCCTGAGGAGAATAAGAAACGGATCGGAAAAAAAGACGGATCTGATATCCAAAATCCGCAGCCGTAATGAGTAA
- a CDS encoding carbohydrate-binding family 9-like protein, protein MNSRYECKRIDEAVSVNGDLDKPVWKEAKAVSLVDTVTGQAPRQGTCCKLLWDDSFLYVAFDCRDDFIHGVRTAYNDEIFNEEVVEIFLDDDCDLTTYIELEVSPLNTLLHYSIHNRKGCRAAFARVEKTVASAVQVYQDDNVWTVEMAIPFSEFLTASNIPPKPGDKWRMNLYRIDRPKDGRDEYSAWQPTGKVDYHIPEKFGELVFSI, encoded by the coding sequence TTGAACAGCAGATACGAGTGCAAAAGAATCGATGAAGCGGTCTCCGTGAACGGGGATCTGGACAAGCCAGTGTGGAAAGAGGCAAAGGCGGTTTCCCTGGTGGATACCGTCACGGGGCAGGCGCCCAGGCAGGGAACCTGCTGTAAGCTCCTGTGGGATGATTCCTTCCTGTATGTTGCGTTTGACTGCAGGGATGATTTTATTCACGGGGTCCGGACGGCATACAACGATGAAATTTTCAATGAAGAGGTTGTGGAGATCTTTCTGGATGACGACTGTGATCTCACAACCTACATTGAATTGGAAGTCAGTCCGTTGAATACGCTGCTGCATTACAGCATACACAATCGGAAAGGCTGCAGGGCTGCCTTTGCCAGGGTGGAGAAAACGGTGGCCAGCGCCGTGCAGGTGTATCAGGACGATAATGTATGGACTGTGGAGATGGCAATTCCCTTTTCGGAGTTCCTGACCGCCTCCAATATTCCCCCCAAACCCGGAGATAAATGGCGCATGAATCTATACCGGATAGATCGGCCAAAGGACGGCAGGGACGAATACAGCGCCTGGCAGCCTACCGGGAAGGTGGATTATCATATTCCGGAAAAATTCGGGGAGCTGGTATTTTCCATTTAG
- a CDS encoding DUF4091 domain-containing protein encodes MNSIVESRLLSSLEKVFPDEELSAFRWEKGSALADEVYSFQIALRIRPDAAQEHLPAVLAVQTQPDLTPCVLLRQVVSVPSDFPIYEDHDENVLRTGPGRYPDLLLPLSGPLTLSRQWQSVWVTVNPQKQAVQPGQYAIRLSLAAEDSGETLASETFDLLIMGEKLPEQSLIHTMWFHTDCIATWYGIEVFSEAYWKRVEQYLRNAVKHGINMILTPIFTPPLDTEVGGERPTVQLVDVQKSGSDYRFGFDRLERWVNLCLDCGVKYFEFSHLFTQWGAEHAPKIMATENGREKRIFGWETDAAGPEYEHFLDVFLPALVSFLRSHGLEKSSWFHVSDEPHAEHLAAYENASRILKKHLGGFPIVDALSDYSFYEDGLVERPIPASNRLEPFLEHQVPDLWTYYCCSQYKKVSNRFFCFPSARNRILGMQLYKYHIAGFLQWGYNFWYSQYSIRPIDPFRVTDAGGAFPSGDAFIVYPGEHGPLESIRSEVFHEALQDIRALTLLEEKIGRDAVIRLLDDGLEHPITFQEYPQDARWLLKKREQVNQLIRTNK; translated from the coding sequence ATGAACAGCATTGTGGAATCCAGGCTATTGAGTTCTTTGGAAAAGGTTTTCCCGGATGAGGAGCTTTCTGCTTTCCGCTGGGAGAAGGGATCCGCTTTGGCGGATGAGGTATATTCCTTTCAGATTGCCCTGCGGATTCGGCCTGATGCGGCACAGGAGCACCTGCCCGCTGTCCTTGCTGTGCAGACACAGCCGGATTTGACACCCTGTGTCCTGCTTCGGCAGGTGGTGTCGGTTCCGTCGGACTTTCCGATTTATGAGGATCATGATGAAAATGTGCTGCGGACCGGGCCGGGACGTTACCCGGACCTTCTGCTGCCACTTTCAGGCCCGCTGACCCTGTCCAGGCAGTGGCAGTCCGTCTGGGTCACTGTGAATCCTCAAAAACAGGCGGTTCAGCCAGGCCAATATGCCATACGGCTTTCGCTTGCCGCGGAGGATTCCGGAGAAACATTGGCATCGGAGACCTTTGATCTTCTTATCATGGGGGAGAAGCTTCCGGAGCAGTCGCTGATCCATACCATGTGGTTTCATACCGACTGCATTGCCACTTGGTACGGGATCGAGGTATTCAGTGAAGCATATTGGAAACGGGTGGAACAATATCTCCGGAATGCGGTAAAACATGGTATCAATATGATCCTGACACCGATTTTTACACCGCCTCTGGATACGGAGGTGGGAGGGGAGCGTCCCACCGTGCAGCTGGTGGATGTTCAAAAGTCTGGGAGTGATTACCGGTTTGGATTCGACCGGCTGGAGCGTTGGGTGAATCTTTGCCTGGACTGCGGTGTGAAATATTTTGAATTTTCCCATTTATTTACCCAGTGGGGAGCGGAACACGCTCCAAAGATCATGGCGACGGAGAACGGGCGGGAGAAACGGATTTTCGGATGGGAAACCGATGCGGCCGGACCCGAATATGAGCATTTTCTGGATGTCTTTTTGCCTGCGCTGGTGTCTTTTCTTCGGTCACACGGACTGGAGAAGAGCAGCTGGTTTCATGTATCGGACGAGCCGCATGCAGAGCACCTTGCCGCCTATGAAAACGCAAGCCGTATCCTGAAAAAGCATTTAGGCGGTTTTCCCATTGTGGATGCCCTGTCCGACTATTCCTTTTATGAAGACGGACTGGTGGAACGGCCCATACCGGCATCCAACCGGTTGGAACCCTTTCTGGAGCATCAGGTGCCGGATTTGTGGACGTATTATTGCTGCAGCCAGTACAAGAAGGTATCCAATCGCTTTTTCTGCTTTCCTTCCGCCCGGAACCGGATTCTCGGCATGCAGCTGTACAAATATCACATAGCGGGTTTTCTGCAGTGGGGCTATAATTTCTGGTATTCCCAGTATTCCATACGGCCCATTGATCCTTTCCGGGTAACGGACGCAGGCGGGGCATTCCCGTCCGGAGATGCCTTCATCGTATATCCGGGGGAGCATGGTCCTCTGGAGTCCATTCGGTCGGAAGTGTTCCATGAAGCCCTTCAGGATATACGTGCCCTGACTTTGCTGGAGGAAAAAATCGGACGGGATGCTGTGATCCGTTTGCTGGACGACGGACTGGAGCACCCAATCACCTTTCAGGAATATCCACAGGACGCCCGTTGGCTGCTGAAAAAGCGGGAACAGGTAAATCAGCTGATTCGAACAAATAAATAA
- a CDS encoding sugar phosphate isomerase/epimerase, giving the protein MAFSVALQIYSVRDYAEKNLRSTLQKVREIGYDGVEFAGLYGMEPIEVKRMVDEIGLIPISAHVPLDEMLDAPDKVIGDYAQIGCRYIAVPYLNEERRPGTDRFEETIRDIDSLAAVAKEHGIQMLYHNHDFEFKKIDGEYGLDILYQSIPSDLLKTEIDTCWVNVAGEDPSEYVRKYSGRSPVVHLKDFVMSGKKKPKQMYELIGTEPEKKEEETSEENEEEVFGFRPVGYGVQNFPSILTASEEAGAEWVIVEQDKPALGKTSMECAEMSRKYLRGLGV; this is encoded by the coding sequence ATGGCATTTTCCGTTGCTTTGCAAATTTACTCCGTCCGGGATTACGCTGAGAAAAACCTGAGGAGTACCCTGCAGAAGGTAAGGGAGATAGGATACGATGGCGTTGAGTTTGCCGGATTATACGGAATGGAACCGATTGAAGTGAAACGCATGGTGGACGAGATCGGTCTGATTCCGATTTCTGCTCATGTACCCCTTGATGAAATGCTTGACGCTCCGGACAAGGTGATCGGTGATTATGCACAGATAGGATGCAGGTATATTGCCGTTCCTTATCTTAATGAAGAACGCAGGCCAGGCACCGACCGGTTTGAGGAAACCATCAGGGACATTGATTCTCTGGCCGCTGTCGCAAAGGAGCACGGCATTCAGATGCTCTATCACAATCATGACTTTGAATTCAAAAAAATAGACGGGGAATACGGACTGGATATTCTGTATCAATCCATACCGTCTGATTTGCTTAAGACGGAAATTGACACTTGCTGGGTGAATGTAGCCGGCGAAGATCCATCCGAATATGTCAGAAAATATTCCGGAAGATCTCCGGTCGTCCATCTGAAGGATTTTGTCATGAGCGGCAAGAAAAAGCCAAAGCAGATGTATGAACTGATCGGCACTGAGCCGGAAAAGAAGGAAGAGGAAACAAGCGAAGAGAACGAAGAAGAAGTATTCGGTTTTCGTCCGGTGGGATACGGTGTACAGAACTTTCCTTCTATTCTGACTGCTTCCGAAGAAGCGGGCGCAGAGTGGGTCATCGTTGAGCAGGACAAACCGGCATTGGGCAAAACCTCCATGGAATGCGCCGAAATGAGCCGGAAGTACCTCCGTGGCCTGGGAGTTTAA
- a CDS encoding MGMT family protein, producing the protein MNCGACSDPGKMPVFYQKVYVITAQIPRGKVASYGQIAALAGNPFAARAVGNAMKQAPEMLSLPCHRVIRQSGELTGSRSFGGTGGQRKLLEAEGIAFRENGYVDMKQHQWKTER; encoded by the coding sequence ATGAATTGCGGGGCCTGTTCCGATCCCGGGAAAATGCCTGTTTTCTACCAAAAAGTGTATGTCATTACTGCCCAAATCCCCAGAGGCAAAGTGGCATCCTATGGCCAGATCGCTGCCCTGGCGGGAAATCCCTTTGCAGCCAGGGCCGTGGGAAACGCCATGAAGCAGGCGCCGGAAATGCTTTCCCTGCCTTGCCACCGGGTGATCCGCCAATCCGGTGAGCTTACGGGTTCCCGCTCCTTCGGCGGTACCGGCGGTCAGCGAAAGCTTCTGGAAGCGGAAGGAATTGCCTTCCGGGAAAACGGGTATGTCGATATGAAGCAGCATCAGTGGAAAACGGAAAGGTAA
- a CDS encoding aminopeptidase, producing the protein MNKEALKKYAQLVVKTGINIQPNQTLVVSTPVECAPFARILSETAYEEGAREVVLNWSDEISSRIRYLHGADEIFDEVPEWRREFYLSYARAGAAFLSISASDPELMKDVDPDRMSRASKASSVALKEYRERTMSNQNTWCVVSVPTVAWAKKVFPGEPEEQAVGKLWEAIFQSVRADTADPVKAWEQHKARLKEHMNALNQMQLQWVHVKNSLGTDLRVELPKNHVWLGGAEAAADGVEFIANMPTEEVFTAPARTGVHGTVVSSMPLNYNGNLIENFSMTFEDGRIAGVRAEKGEEILKHLIHTDEGSHYLGEFSLVPWHSPISERGILFYNTLFDENASCHMAIGKAYPTCLKDSESMNKEELIAAGINDSLIHVDFMFGTKDLCIEGKTAGGKTVSIFRDGDFDL; encoded by the coding sequence ATGAACAAGGAAGCATTGAAAAAGTATGCACAGCTGGTTGTGAAGACAGGGATCAATATTCAGCCGAATCAGACCCTGGTCGTTTCCACTCCAGTGGAATGCGCCCCCTTTGCCAGGATTCTGTCAGAAACCGCTTACGAAGAAGGGGCCAGGGAGGTCGTCCTGAACTGGAGCGATGAGATTTCATCCAGGATCCGTTACCTGCATGGAGCTGATGAAATTTTTGATGAAGTGCCGGAATGGCGGAGGGAATTTTACCTTTCCTATGCCAGGGCAGGTGCTGCGTTTCTCAGCATCAGCGCATCCGATCCCGAGCTGATGAAGGATGTGGATCCGGACCGGATGTCCAGGGCCAGCAAGGCTTCCTCCGTCGCCCTGAAGGAATACCGGGAACGCACGATGAGCAATCAGAACACCTGGTGTGTGGTTTCCGTCCCCACAGTGGCATGGGCAAAAAAGGTGTTTCCCGGCGAACCGGAGGAGCAGGCAGTGGGCAAACTCTGGGAGGCGATCTTCCAGTCCGTACGGGCCGATACAGCGGATCCGGTAAAGGCATGGGAACAGCACAAGGCCAGACTGAAGGAGCATATGAATGCACTCAATCAAATGCAGCTGCAGTGGGTCCATGTGAAAAATTCACTGGGTACGGATCTTCGGGTGGAGCTGCCAAAGAATCATGTCTGGCTGGGCGGAGCGGAAGCTGCCGCCGACGGGGTGGAATTCATCGCCAACATGCCCACCGAAGAGGTGTTTACCGCGCCAGCACGAACCGGAGTTCATGGAACGGTGGTCAGCTCCATGCCGCTGAATTACAACGGAAACCTGATCGAGAATTTCTCCATGACTTTTGAGGACGGCAGGATTGCCGGCGTCCGGGCTGAAAAAGGGGAAGAAATCCTGAAGCACCTGATTCACACGGACGAGGGTTCCCACTATCTGGGCGAATTTTCTCTCGTACCCTGGCATTCGCCGATTTCCGAACGAGGCATTTTATTCTACAATACCCTGTTTGATGAGAACGCTTCCTGCCATATGGCCATCGGCAAAGCTTATCCGACCTGCCTGAAGGACAGTGAATCTATGAACAAGGAAGAGCTGATCGCTGCCGGAATCAATGATTCCCTGATTCATGTGGACTTTATGTTCGGCACGAAGGATCTTTGCATTGAAGGAAAGACAGCGGGCGGAAAGACGGTTTCCATATTCAGGGACGGGGACTTTGATCTGTAA
- a CDS encoding ATP-dependent DNA helicase, whose protein sequence is MAKDCWTLADAEKPRIKISVRNMVEFLLRSGDIEPTGGGGSKAMQRGTRVHRKLQKEAGENYQAEVRLSCETEFTEFLLVVDGIADGIFDTGEGTTLEEIKSTMTPPEQIEEDSNPLHWAQAKCYGWMLLHRTDLPEVTIRLTYFHVETGRIRRFDKTFQRKELQDFFQGLAEQYAKWAHISLQNKGERDRSARALPFPFSHYRRGQRELAVGVYRAVRDQKLLFAQSPTGTGKTISTLYPAVKAMGEGMGEKIFYLTAKTVTRQAAEQAIRIMEERGLVFRRITLTAKEKICLCPDVSCDPKECDFACGHYDRINEAVLDLLAQERDITRETVIKYAKKHCVCPFEYELDISLWMDCIICDYNYAFDPRAYLRRYFDSGGDYVLLVDEAHNLVERARDMYSAELSKQEFLKQRKVLKETAPKAYQEIREINRIFLAMRREFAEEEGTRTAELPTGLHAHVERFTEALEAFLESRHSGRGDSGLLDLFFHCRTFLTVFRLYDERYVTCVTRRNQEIRLKLFCVDPSGLLRKACEKGRSAVFFSGTLQPLNFYRDMLGGEETDPTLCLPSPFPPENLCVMTAGNLSTRYRDRENSCAGIAGYIRAVTRRPGNYMAFFPSFQYMNQVYETYRSLWPKGDTRIQESHMKEEQREEFLNSFEADPPQSMIAFAVLGGIFSEGIDLAGDRLSGAVIVSVGLPQLSPERDIMSRYYRQRNGHGFEYACQFPGMNRVLQAAGRVIRTGEDKGFVLLLDDRFLHRRYRDLFPAEWQGGHRVFSPEAAGRILDDFWST, encoded by the coding sequence ATGGCAAAGGATTGTTGGACATTGGCGGATGCAGAAAAACCCAGGATTAAAATATCGGTGCGCAATATGGTGGAATTCCTTCTTCGTTCGGGGGATATCGAACCGACGGGGGGCGGCGGGAGCAAGGCTATGCAGCGCGGAACAAGGGTCCATCGGAAACTGCAGAAGGAAGCAGGAGAGAATTATCAGGCGGAGGTGCGGCTTTCCTGTGAAACGGAATTTACGGAATTTCTTCTTGTGGTGGACGGAATTGCCGACGGCATCTTCGATACAGGAGAAGGAACCACCCTGGAGGAAATCAAGAGTACCATGACTCCGCCGGAACAGATTGAAGAGGATTCCAATCCCCTGCATTGGGCCCAGGCAAAGTGTTATGGATGGATGCTGCTCCACCGGACGGATTTGCCGGAAGTCACCATCCGCCTGACCTATTTTCATGTGGAAACGGGGAGAATCCGACGGTTTGACAAAACATTTCAAAGGAAGGAACTGCAGGACTTTTTTCAGGGCCTGGCGGAGCAGTATGCAAAGTGGGCGCATATTTCGCTGCAGAATAAGGGCGAGCGGGACCGCTCCGCACGGGCGCTCCCGTTTCCCTTTTCCCATTACCGCAGGGGCCAGAGGGAATTGGCTGTGGGCGTGTACCGGGCCGTTCGGGATCAAAAGCTGTTGTTTGCCCAATCTCCCACCGGGACAGGCAAGACCATTTCCACCCTGTATCCGGCGGTAAAGGCTATGGGAGAAGGAATGGGAGAGAAGATTTTTTATCTGACGGCCAAAACGGTAACCCGGCAGGCGGCGGAGCAGGCAATCCGGATTATGGAGGAACGGGGGCTGGTTTTCCGGCGGATTACGCTGACGGCAAAGGAGAAAATATGCTTGTGTCCCGATGTTTCCTGTGATCCGAAGGAATGCGATTTTGCCTGCGGCCATTACGACCGGATCAATGAGGCCGTTCTGGATTTGCTGGCTCAGGAGCGGGATATCACCCGGGAGACGGTGATAAAGTATGCCAAAAAACACTGCGTCTGCCCTTTTGAATATGAGCTGGACATTTCCCTCTGGATGGACTGTATTATCTGCGACTATAACTATGCATTTGATCCCCGGGCTTATTTGAGGCGCTACTTTGATTCCGGCGGGGACTATGTGCTGCTGGTGGATGAAGCCCATAACCTGGTGGAGCGGGCCAGGGATATGTACTCCGCGGAGCTTTCCAAACAGGAATTCCTGAAGCAGAGGAAAGTCCTGAAGGAAACTGCGCCGAAGGCGTATCAGGAGATCCGTGAGATCAACCGGATCTTTCTTGCCATGCGCAGGGAATTTGCAGAGGAGGAAGGAACTCGGACGGCGGAGCTGCCAACCGGGCTCCATGCCCATGTGGAACGGTTCACGGAGGCTTTGGAGGCCTTTCTGGAAAGCAGGCATTCCGGCAGGGGCGATTCGGGTCTGCTGGATCTGTTTTTTCACTGCAGAACCTTTCTGACGGTGTTCCGGCTTTATGATGAGCGGTATGTCACCTGCGTGACACGGAGAAATCAGGAGATCCGGCTGAAGCTTTTCTGCGTGGATCCGTCCGGTCTTCTCCGAAAGGCCTGTGAAAAAGGGCGGTCGGCTGTGTTCTTTTCCGGGACGCTGCAGCCCCTGAACTTTTATCGGGACATGCTGGGGGGAGAGGAGACGGATCCGACCCTGTGCCTGCCTTCTCCTTTTCCGCCGGAAAATCTCTGTGTCATGACGGCGGGGAATCTATCCACGCGCTACCGGGACCGGGAGAACAGCTGTGCCGGCATCGCAGGATACATCAGGGCGGTAACCCGGCGGCCAGGAAATTATATGGCGTTTTTTCCATCCTTTCAATATATGAATCAGGTTTATGAAACATATCGAAGCCTTTGGCCAAAGGGGGATACCCGGATACAGGAAAGTCATATGAAGGAAGAGCAGCGGGAGGAATTCCTGAATTCCTTTGAGGCGGATCCGCCCCAATCCATGATTGCTTTTGCTGTCCTGGGAGGGATCTTTTCCGAAGGGATTGATCTTGCCGGAGATCGGCTGTCCGGAGCGGTTATAGTCAGTGTGGGACTGCCGCAGCTGTCTCCGGAGCGGGATATCATGTCCCGGTATTACCGGCAGCGCAACGGGCACGGCTTTGAATATGCCTGCCAGTTTCCGGGCATGAACCGGGTCCTGCAGGCAGCCGGCAGAGTGATCCGTACCGGGGAGGACAAAGGGTTTGTGCTGCTGCTGGACGATCGTTTCCTGCACCGGCGTTACCGGGATCTTTTCCCGGCAGAGTGGCAGGGAGGTCACAGGGTTTTTTCTCCGGAGGCCGCGGGCCGGATTCTGGATGATTTCTGGAGCACATAG